Proteins co-encoded in one Ponticoccus alexandrii genomic window:
- the trpS gene encoding tryptophan--tRNA ligase — MSEDTTQTAFTPRVFSGIQPSGNLHLGNYLGALKRFADSQTAGIQSIFCMVDMHAITVWQDPAALRRQTRELTAGFIASGVDPDKSVLFNQSQVSAHAELAWIFNCVARMGWMKRMTQWKDKAGKNQENASLGLFAYPALMAADILAYHATHVPVGEDQKQHLELTRDIAIKFNNDFGVDFFPITEPVIEGTATRVMSLRDGSKKMSKSDPSDMSRINMTDDADAIATKLRKARTDPDALPSEAEGLEARPEARNLVNIYAALADMTVDDVLRDVGGKQFSEFKPMLADLAVARLSPISTEMARLMQQPDEIDGILRHGAEQARAIAHPILEKTYEIVGMVR; from the coding sequence ATGTCCGAGGACACGACCCAAACCGCTTTCACGCCGCGCGTCTTCTCGGGCATCCAGCCTTCGGGCAACCTGCACCTCGGCAACTACCTTGGCGCGCTCAAGCGCTTCGCCGACAGCCAGACCGCCGGGATCCAGTCGATCTTCTGCATGGTCGACATGCACGCGATCACCGTCTGGCAGGACCCCGCCGCGCTGCGCCGGCAGACGCGCGAGCTGACGGCGGGTTTCATCGCCTCGGGCGTCGACCCCGACAAGTCGGTCCTGTTCAACCAGTCGCAGGTTTCGGCCCATGCGGAACTGGCGTGGATCTTCAACTGCGTGGCGCGCATGGGCTGGATGAAGCGCATGACCCAGTGGAAGGACAAGGCTGGCAAGAACCAGGAGAACGCCTCGCTGGGGCTGTTCGCCTACCCCGCGCTCATGGCCGCCGACATCCTCGCCTATCACGCCACCCATGTGCCGGTGGGTGAGGACCAGAAGCAGCACCTCGAGCTGACGCGCGACATCGCGATCAAGTTCAACAACGATTTCGGCGTCGATTTCTTCCCGATCACCGAGCCGGTGATCGAGGGCACCGCGACGCGCGTGATGTCGCTGCGCGACGGGTCGAAGAAGATGTCCAAGAGCGATCCCTCGGACATGAGCCGGATCAACATGACCGACGACGCCGATGCCATCGCGACCAAGCTGCGCAAGGCCCGCACCGACCCGGACGCCCTGCCCTCCGAGGCCGAGGGGCTGGAGGCGCGTCCCGAGGCGCGCAACCTAGTCAACATCTACGCGGCGCTTGCGGACATGACCGTGGACGATGTGCTGCGCGACGTCGGCGGCAAGCAGTTCTCGGAATTCAAGCCGATGCTGGCCGATCTCGCCGTCGCGCGGCTGTCGCCGATCTCGACAGAAATGGCGCGGCTGATGCAGCAGCCCGACGAGATCGACGGGATTCTGCGCCACGGCGCCGAGCAGGCCCGCGCCATCGCACATCCGATCCTCGAAAAGACCTACGAGATCGTTGGCATGGTGCGCTAG
- a CDS encoding DUF1127 domain-containing protein: protein MTNTAYAPRTNVFAQIGNRIMNGLVAMAEANGRVKQIERLQSMSDAELASRGIKRNEIVHHVFRDMYHV, encoded by the coding sequence ATGACCAACACAGCATACGCACCGCGCACCAATGTTTTCGCCCAGATCGGCAACCGCATCATGAACGGCCTTGTCGCGATGGCAGAGGCCAACGGCCGCGTGAAGCAGATCGAGCGTCTGCAGTCGATGAGCGATGCAGAACTCGCAAGCCGCGGCATCAAGCGCAACGAGATCGTCCACCACGTCTTCCGCGACATGTACCACGTCTGA
- a CDS encoding rhomboid family intramembrane serine protease — protein MTHPVNQTPVNPLPPVVAALALVMAGFELAFNLGARGLIGGQNAVGWRNTLVERFGFSGRAFDWMLENGTFPPEHLIRFVTYPFFHASFTHALFAVVILLAMGKVVGEVIGSVRVCLLFVVCSITGALAFGLLGSDPWLLGAYPPVYGLIGGFTYLLWVRLGREGGGQFRAFQLIGFLMGIQLVFAVLFGGGQDWIADLAGFVTGFVLTTALVPGGLARLIAAMRSR, from the coding sequence ATGACCCACCCCGTGAACCAGACCCCGGTCAACCCGCTGCCGCCGGTCGTGGCGGCCCTTGCGCTGGTCATGGCCGGGTTCGAACTGGCCTTCAACCTTGGCGCGCGGGGGCTGATCGGCGGACAGAACGCGGTCGGCTGGCGCAATACGCTGGTGGAACGCTTCGGCTTTTCGGGGCGGGCCTTCGACTGGATGCTCGAGAACGGGACCTTCCCGCCCGAACACCTGATCCGGTTCGTCACCTACCCCTTCTTCCATGCCAGCTTTACTCATGCGCTCTTTGCGGTAGTGATCCTTCTGGCCATGGGAAAGGTCGTGGGCGAAGTCATCGGCAGCGTCAGGGTCTGTCTGCTCTTCGTCGTTTGCTCGATCACCGGGGCGCTGGCCTTCGGCCTTCTGGGGTCCGACCCGTGGCTGCTGGGGGCCTACCCGCCGGTCTATGGCCTGATCGGGGGCTTCACCTACCTGCTTTGGGTCCGGCTGGGGCGCGAGGGGGGTGGCCAGTTCCGCGCCTTTCAGCTGATCGGCTTCCTGATGGGCATCCAGCTGGTCTTTGCGGTGCTCTTCGGCGGCGGGCAAGACTGGATCGCCGACCTTGCGGGCTTTGTCACCGGCTTCGTCCTGACTACGGCGCTGGTGCCCGGCGGGCTGGCGCGGCTGATCGCGGCGATGCGCAGCCGCTAG
- a CDS encoding STAS/SEC14 domain-containing protein, protein MPIHYAEDAGSGTAILTLRGPLGWADYEALCAPMMALRDRCGSLKVIEVIESFAGFEDGLGDRIETACTQGGAQGFLADLTHVAIVSDIGWFCPVLSVSLSRGFALRSFALADFDSARAWMLSASVPPNAGPAARMDRA, encoded by the coding sequence ATGCCGATTCACTATGCTGAAGACGCGGGCTCTGGCACCGCGATCCTGACCCTGCGGGGCCCGCTGGGATGGGCGGATTACGAGGCCCTCTGTGCGCCCATGATGGCGCTGCGCGACCGCTGCGGCTCCCTGAAGGTCATCGAGGTGATCGAGAGTTTCGCGGGTTTCGAGGACGGGTTGGGGGATCGGATCGAAACCGCCTGCACTCAGGGCGGGGCGCAGGGCTTTCTTGCGGACCTCACCCATGTCGCGATCGTGTCCGACATCGGATGGTTCTGTCCGGTCCTCTCGGTCTCTCTGTCGCGGGGGTTTGCCCTGCGAAGCTTCGCCCTGGCGGACTTCGATAGCGCGCGGGCATGGATGCTGTCGGCAAGCGTGCCGCCGAACGCAGGTCCGGCGGCGCGCATGGATCGCGCCTAG